From the Nitrospiria bacterium genome, the window CCGAGGAACTTTTCAAGATCGCGACGCGTCAGCCCCCTGCTTTCCATGTAATGCTGGATGGCATCAATGGGATTTGGAAGAGGCACGGCATGATGCTTCTCTTCATAGGCCGTTACGAGCGTCGTTAGCACCTCAAGACGGTCGCCGTCCACCGTGCCGGATCGAGCCTCAAAAAGTCGCTCGATTTCTTTTAGAGCAGCCAAGTAGTCCTTTTTTGTTCGGATCGGTTTGATCTCCATGATGGCCTCCAATTATACCTTTTCCGCATTGATCGCGTCATACTCCTTGTGCGTCCCTATAAACCGGATAAACACAATGCGAAAATCATATTGCACGGCAACAACGAGCCGGTATTTGTTCCCTTTGATGTTGAACACCACCCTGTTTTGCCCCACAAAGCTGGCATTTCGGTAAACCGCTTTTATATTCGCCGGACTCCGCCAGTCCGCATGTTTGACATCATGATACCATGCCTGTAACGGCTGCTCAGCATCTGGATGTTTTTCCCAAAACTCTCGAAGTATTTTGCGCGATAGGATACGCACAGCGCATTATACCGCGTTCCCGATTTGGGAGCAAGGTCAAAAAGCGGAAAAGTGGCTTTTGAGTCGGTTTTTTAAGGGTAAGGTTAATAATTTCATTACGAAAGCTACGGTTTTTCTGAAATCTCTCGTTCTGAGGACATCAGGAAGGAATTCTTATCGCAAGGGAACTTGGACTATTTTGTAACTTTTATACTTCGATGCTCAGGACGCCGCCTTGCGCTGCTCATAGATCGGCGCGACATCGGTGAGAAAAGACACAACCCATCTCGGCAAAGAGCACACCGGCCGGTTTATGTTCCTGATGGTATTCACTCAAAAATCAAGATACAGGAATGTCGAAAATTTCAGAGGGCGTGGACTTCAGTACAACGGACGCTGGGGACCGGGTTTCATCCCGGCCAGATCGGGATCGGTGCCCTCCTCGGTGGGAAGCTCGGCTTCCTTGGCCTTTTTTCGCGCTTCACGGCGCATGATCTTTTCATTGCGCTTCTCAACCTTCGCGCGCTCACGGATCCGCTTCGTCGCGGTGGCTTTTGGACGACCTGCCATATCGGTTCCTCAAGGGTGTAACAGAACTCTCTGATGATCTTTACCCTATCACACTAACGGACAAAACGCAAACAGATGTTTTCGGTCCATCGAGACGGATGGCCCGAGAACTCGATTACAGATAATATTTAAATTCGCTGCCGAACGTGGGGAAATAGGCGGAGATCAGGGTGATGTCGAAATTGGACAGGATGGATTCTTTGGCTTCGCGTTCCAGCAGGTATTCGAACGCGGCCTGGACACAGCGGGCCGGGCCGACCTTGCCGCCCGTCAGCTTCCGGTAGGTGGCCTGCGCCATTGTGACTTTATAACGGCCCGCGCCGCCTTCGTCTTCAACCGTCACGTCGAAGATCATCGGATCGCCTTCGTCCAACGGTTTCACGTCAATCACGTCCGTCTCCTCGCGTTGAAGTCATGGAGAGCCATGATCGAACGCCAACAACTTTAATCCTGTTACGCCGGCGGGTCCTGTCCTTCGGCAGCCCCATCCGTCCTCACTCCGCATGCTCCGAAGATTTATTCGGGGAACCTCACGAAAGAGCCCTTGGCTTTTCTGTTGCGGGCGGATGGGGCGCCCCGCCTGCGGCCACCCGCCGGATGTCACCCAAAAATTGTCGTTCGTGTTAATTTCATCTTATCGCGCCTTCTTGCTGTTCTTAGGCCGCGCACGACTTCGTTTTTGTTCTTCCGGCGGGATTTCCTCCAGCACCATGAGCAGCTGTTTTTCGACGACGGCCTCGTTCAGTTTGACCGCGATCTCCTTGATGACGCCGTGCATCGGCGCCAGGACGGCGGTCTCGACCTTCATCGCCTCGATGTTTAAAACCTCCTCGCCTTCCCGGACGATGTCCCCGATTTTGAGAATCCGGTCCTTGTCCCCGATCCGCCAGACGTTTCCCATGATGGGAGAGGCGATCTGCCAGGGAATCGTCGGATCGGCCAGTCGCGTCGCCGCCTTCTGGGCCGTTTTGCGGGAAGGCATCTCGACGGGGAAAACATGCATCGTGTTGTTGACCGAAAGAACGATATGCTTGACCCCATTGACCTCCTGGCCGATCGAAACCAGTTTAATGGTGTTGGGTTTCCCGTGGGTTTCAAAGGCGACTTCGCTTCCGGCTTCTTTCAAGCCGTCGAACCAGACCGGGGTCGGAAGAACGGAGGTGTTTCCGAAACGGGTCCGGAACCGAATGAAATCAACCGCCGCTCCGGGATGTTGCAGGTAGAGCACCAGCTCGTTTTCGGCGGGATGTCGCTCGATCAATCGTTGTAGTTCCTCCCGAACCCGCTGGATTTCCTCGTCCGGTTTCTTGGCCAGCGGAGACGATTCGACCCTCTCCTTCGCGACCTTCTCCCGCCAGGAGTCCCCGAAAACGGATTGATAGACCCAGTCGGCGGGCCATCCGAACGGCAGCGGCCCGTACTTTCCCAGCAGGAGATTCTTCAGATCATCCGTGGCGCGGGCGTACAAGCCCAGCAGGGCCTCCTTTTCCTCCGGTCTGAACGCATCAAACGACTGCCCCTGCGCGACGAACCGCTCGCAAAGGTCGAGGAGATCCTCGACCCCCTTCACGCCGCCTTCCTTATAGTGATACTGGATGATCCCGGCCCAGGTGGTCCAGGTGATTTGAGACCCCGGGGTGACGTCGAAATATTTAATGAACCGATTGCCGCAGCTCATCCCTCTCAAGATATGCGGCATGAGCGGAAGAAAACCGCCCTTGGCGGCCTGCTCGAACGAGCTGGGGAAAGCGCCCCCGGGCATGCGGTGTTCGGTAACCTTGTAGGAGAACCCGCGGAACGGGGACTCGAACTCCTGGTACCGGCCGATGAAGCCCGTGACCGCCTCGGCCGCCTTGTCCACCATCGGGAGATCCAGGCTGGTTTCGATCCCCATCTCGTGAAGAAGCGCCTGGACGGCGCGGACCGGCGCATGGCCGTAGTAGCGCGTGAACGGATCGTCGGTCACATCGAGAATCCTCACCCCGGCCTTGGCCGCGGCCGCCAGGGCCGGAACGGCCAGCCCGTCCGTCGCGTGGCGGTGGTATTGGATCACCAGATCGGGATACTTCTGCAGCAACGCGTCCGTCAGCGCCGCAATCCGCTTGGGGGAGCCCACCCCGGCCATGTCCTTGACGCACAGGATGATCTCTTCCGTTCCGCCGGTGACGTTGAGAATCTCGTCCGTCACCTTCCGGTAATAAGCAGCGGTGCAATCCTCCGAGACGCTAAATGAGATCGCGGGTTGAAACAGCTTTCCGCCTTCCATCACCGCCTCCGCGATCGGGATCATGTTGGGAACGTAATTCAGGAAATCGAAGCAGCGCCAGACGTCCACGTACGGAAGAAAGGCTTTCACCGAAAGACGGATCACGTTGCGGGGGTACATACGGTAGCCCCAGAGATTGGTCGAGCGGACCAGCGTCTGGGTCATCACGTCCGGCATCCGTTCCTTCCAGAGGATCGCCTCCTCGAACGGGTCGGTCATGTTCTGAAGAAGGTTCTGGTGGAAGCGGGCCCCCCCGTGGTTTTCGACTGAAAAATAACCGGACCGGTTGTAGAGCGGCGCGAGCCGGATCAGGTCATACAGCGTATGCCGGTTCTTGAAGTCGCTCTGGCCGGTATCCCGGGGGCCGGTGTTGGTAAAATAGACCCGTCGGTCGCTCCGGAGGGCGGCGACGTTTTCGCGGGGGCTTTTTTTCGGATGGACCGTCATGTTCGCTCTTCTACAGGGGCTCGCCGGGTATCGACGCTACCGGCAATAAGGATTCTTCCCGAGCGCCGTGATCTCGGCGATGAACCGGCTGATCTTGAGAATCTCGTCCTCGTCCTCCGTATAATCCAGAAGCTCGGAAAGATGGTCGTCGATGAAGTCCGTGTCGAACCGGCCGGATACGAAATCGGGATGAACCATGATTTTCTCGAGCAACGGGATCGTCGTCTTAATGCCCCAGACCGTGAACTCCGAGAGCGCCCGTCGCATCCGCTCGATCGCGGTGGGCCGATCCTTCCCCACGGAGCAGATTTTCGAAACGAGGGAGTCGTAAAACGGCGGCACCTCGCAGCCCTGATAGATGCCGCTGTCGGCCCTCACGAACGGCCCGCTGACCTGGCGCAGATAGGTCACGGTCCCGTACGAAGGGGCGAAATCCTTCTTAGGATCCTCGGCATTCACCCGGCATTGGATGGCATGGCTCGATATCCGGATATCTTCCTGCCGGAGACGGAGCGGCGTGCCGACCGCCATCCGGATCATCAGCCGGATGATGTCCAGGCCGACGATCATCTCGGTGACGGTATGCTCCACCTGGATCCGCGGATTCACTTCAATGGCATAGTAGCGCAGGTCGGGAGCCACCAAGAACTCCAGCGTCCCGGCCGTGACGTACCCGATCTCCTTCGCGGCCTTCACGACGACCTGTCCCATTTCGTTCCGGAGACGCTCGTCAAGCAAGGAGGACGGGGCCTCCTCCACCAGCTTCTGGTGCCGGCGCTGGATGGAACATTCCCGGTCGCCCAGATGAATCACGCGGCCGAAGGCGTCCGCGATGAACTGGAATTCGATATGTCGGGCGCCGCGGATGTATTTTTCGACATACACATCGCCGTTCCCGAACAGCTTCTCCGCGATCGAAACGGCCCGCTCCAACGCGGACTTGGCCTGATCGGCCGAATCGACCCGTTGCATGCCCCGGCCGCCCCCGCCCGCCACGGCCTTGATGATGACCGGCCAGCCCGCGTCATTCCCGAACTTCACGATCTGATCGGCCGACGTCATCTTCGGCAGGCCGGGAATGATCGGGACGCCGGCGTCCGCCAAAGCCTTCTTGGTCGCGATCTTGTCCCCCATCCGGGAGATCACCTCCGATCCCGGCCCGATGAAGATCAGGCCGGCCTCCCGGCAGGCACGGGCAAAATCGGCATTCTCCGATAGAAACCCGTATCCGGGGAAAACGGCCTCGCAACCGGTTCGCCGGGCGGCCTCCACCACCTTGCCGATATCCATGTAGCTTAACTTGGCCGGGGAAGGACCGAGATGGACCGCCTCGTCCGCGATCTTCACGTGATACGACAGCGCGTCGCAATCGGAGTAGCCCACCACCGCCCGGATGCCCAACTCCCGGCAGGTCCGGATCGTCCGGCAGGCGATCTCGCCGCGGTTGGCAATGAACAGGTTCTGGATCATTTTCGGTTGGGATTCAGGCATTCTTTCTCAAACCCTCGGAAAACATCGTATCCTGATCGGGTCATGACGCGCGGCCCGATCAATCGTACCCGTATCGTTCAAGCGTTTCCTCATCGAAACCAAAATAATGCGCGATCTCGTGGACGATCGTGATCTCGACCTCCCGCACCAGATCCTCCCGATCCGGGAAATCCTCTTCAAGCGGCTTCTGATAAAGGAAGATGACGTCGGGCGTGGTTCCGGAATCGTTCGAGGTACGATCGGGAAGCGGGACCCCCTGATACAATCCATACAGGACTTCCTCGTCGTCGTTTTCCCCATCTTCCTCCGCCTCCGGGCCCGGACGGCTTCGAACGACGACCGCGACATTCTTCATCGCGGCCTGAAATTCGGCCGGGATACGATCCAACGCTTCCTGAACCAATTTTTCGAAAGATTTTCTATCCATGCGCAGAGCGATCCAGGCCCGGAATACCGGCCGGCCGCGGATGTTATCTCGTGCGCAGGACGCGCGCGCCGCGTTTGTCGATCCGGGAAACCGTGATCGTGGAAGAGATCCCGTGCTGCTGGAAGATTTTCTGCATGGCCAAGCCGATTTTCCGGGCGAGGCTTTTCCGGTCCGTCACGGCAAAGACGGACGCGCCCGCGCCGCTGATCGATGATCCCAAGGCGCCCGCCTTCAGGGCCGCGGCCTTCACGTCCTGGAATCCCGGGATGAGATGGGCCCGGGCCGGCTCGACGATGCCGTCCTGGATCGCCAGGCCGAACCGTCGCGCGTCTTTTTGGGCGACGGCCGCCACCATCGTCGCCGTGAAGGCCATGTTCGACACGACCAGGTTCAA encodes:
- a CDS encoding helix-turn-helix domain-containing protein, which translates into the protein MEIKPIRTKKDYLAALKEIERLFEARSGTVDGDRLEVLTTLVTAYEEKHHAVPLPNPIDAIQHYMESRGLTRRDLEKFLGSRARVSEVLNRRRALTMEMIRNLHKGLGIPAEVLIQPYRMAKNAA
- a CDS encoding biotin carboxylase N-terminal domain-containing protein, which encodes MPESQPKMIQNLFIANRGEIACRTIRTCRELGIRAVVGYSDCDALSYHVKIADEAVHLGPSPAKLSYMDIGKVVEAARRTGCEAVFPGYGFLSENADFARACREAGLIFIGPGSEVISRMGDKIATKKALADAGVPIIPGLPKMTSADQIVKFGNDAGWPVIIKAVAGGGGRGMQRVDSADQAKSALERAVSIAEKLFGNGDVYVEKYIRGARHIEFQFIADAFGRVIHLGDRECSIQRRHQKLVEEAPSSLLDERLRNEMGQVVVKAAKEIGYVTAGTLEFLVAPDLRYYAIEVNPRIQVEHTVTEMIVGLDIIRLMIRMAVGTPLRLRQEDIRISSHAIQCRVNAEDPKKDFAPSYGTVTYLRQVSGPFVRADSGIYQGCEVPPFYDSLVSKICSVGKDRPTAIERMRRALSEFTVWGIKTTIPLLEKIMVHPDFVSGRFDTDFIDDHLSELLDYTEDEDEILKISRFIAEITALGKNPYCR
- a CDS encoding metallopeptidase family protein gives rise to the protein MDRKSFEKLVQEALDRIPAEFQAAMKNVAVVVRSRPGPEAEEDGENDDEEVLYGLYQGVPLPDRTSNDSGTTPDVIFLYQKPLEEDFPDREDLVREVEITIVHEIAHYFGFDEETLERYGYD
- a CDS encoding biotin/lipoyl-containing protein translates to MTVHPKKSPRENVAALRSDRRVYFTNTGPRDTGQSDFKNRHTLYDLIRLAPLYNRSGYFSVENHGGARFHQNLLQNMTDPFEEAILWKERMPDVMTQTLVRSTNLWGYRMYPRNVIRLSVKAFLPYVDVWRCFDFLNYVPNMIPIAEAVMEGGKLFQPAISFSVSEDCTAAYYRKVTDEILNVTGGTEEIILCVKDMAGVGSPKRIAALTDALLQKYPDLVIQYHRHATDGLAVPALAAAAKAGVRILDVTDDPFTRYYGHAPVRAVQALLHEMGIETSLDLPMVDKAAEAVTGFIGRYQEFESPFRGFSYKVTEHRMPGGAFPSSFEQAAKGGFLPLMPHILRGMSCGNRFIKYFDVTPGSQITWTTWAGIIQYHYKEGGVKGVEDLLDLCERFVAQGQSFDAFRPEEKEALLGLYARATDDLKNLLLGKYGPLPFGWPADWVYQSVFGDSWREKVAKERVESSPLAKKPDEEIQRVREELQRLIERHPAENELVLYLQHPGAAVDFIRFRTRFGNTSVLPTPVWFDGLKEAGSEVAFETHGKPNTIKLVSIGQEVNGVKHIVLSVNNTMHVFPVEMPSRKTAQKAATRLADPTIPWQIASPIMGNVWRIGDKDRILKIGDIVREGEEVLNIEAMKVETAVLAPMHGVIKEIAVKLNEAVVEKQLLMVLEEIPPEEQKRSRARPKNSKKAR
- a CDS encoding type II toxin-antitoxin system HigB family toxin, whose protein sequence is MRILSRKILREFWEKHPDAEQPLQAWYHDVKHADWRSPANIKAVYRNASFVGQNRVVFNIKGNKYRLVVAVQYDFRIVFIRFIGTHKEYDAINAEKV